The nucleotide sequence cttggaatatcaatagtactttttcatctaacaattatccatctattagtgaaaaatcattgatagttttagcccgccacggaagagtgactacaactgccccgagggctgtttcagtgtttatcatcttatataaaaaagtggataattattatccaagtgaaaaatattttttaattaggtttattaaaccagaaccgaggtaaaactatgaaatcttgactagaaactcagaaaatcaaatgctggtccaaaaactgtaacatcaaaactacaattttatagccattttataaaaatgcttctaaattgtaggataacgggatcagagttataaatatttctgggaatatggggatgtgttcttactttcattaaaaaatactttgctcgatgtacattttaagaaaaacgagaaaaatccactgtctacttttacccctggctataggtaccccggtctcccctaacagTCAAATTTCTAATAATtgcaagaacagtaaaattttactgttcacaggaacagtaaaaaatatacTATTTACAGGATTAGTAAAATTAACTATTCCCAGCAACAGTCAAATTAACTTTTCgcaggaacagtaaaatttgtTGTCATaagaaacagtaaaaaaatatactgtTCTCAACAACAGTAAAATTTTCGGTTCACAGTAGCAGGCAAATTTACTGTTCACaggaacaataaaatttattgttctcAAGAATAGTCAAATTTAGTGTTCGGAGGAACAGTTAAATTTACTATTCACACGAActgtaaaatttactattccCAGGGACATTAAAATTTACTGTTCGCaggaatagtaaaattttattattcgctGGAATAGTTATATTTACTGTTCGTAGGAACGATAAAATGAGCTATTATCAGGAACAGTCAAATTAAGTGTTCGCAGGAACATTGAAAACTATTCGCACGAACTGTAAAATTCACTCTTCGCAGAAACAGTCAAATTTATTCTTCGCAGGAACAGTGAAATTTACTATTCTCAGGAACAGTCAAATTTACTGTTCGCAAGAACGATAATACTTTATTATTCGCAggaatagtaaaatttattgttctccagaacagtaaaatttactgtTCGCAGaagcagtaaaattttctgttcACAGGAGCAGTCAAATTTGTTGTTCTCAAGAACAGTCAAGTTTAGTGTTTTCagaaatagtaaaatttactattctcAGAAACTGTCACATTTACTGTTCGCAGGAACGATAAAACTATTATTCGCAGGAACAGTTAAATTTACTGTTTGCAGGAACGGTTAAATTTGCTATTCTCAGGAACAGTCAAATTAAGTGTTCGCAGGAACATTGAAAACTATTCGCACGAACTATAAAATTTAGTCTTTGCAGAAACAGTCAAATTTATTCTTCGCAGGAACAGTGAAATTTACTGCTCACAGAAGTAGTAAGATTTACTGTTCGCAGGAacggtaaaattttattattcatagAAATAGTAAAACTTATTGTTCGCAGGAACAGTTAAATTTACCGTTCGCAGAAATggaaaaaattgatattcttAGGAACAGTCTAATTCATTGTTCGTAGGAATGAGCAATTTTATTATTCGCAGGAACAGTCAAATTTATTGTtctcaagaaaaataaatttactgtTCGCGGAAGCAGTCAAATTTGTTGTTCTCAAGAACAGTCAAATTTAGTGTTCTCAGAAATAGCAAAATTTATTGCTCAAAGAAACAGTCAAATTTACTGTTCAAAGgaatagtgaaatttatttttcttaagaacaGTCAAATTTAGTTTTCGCAGGATTTAACTGTTCCTGCGTGCTGTTTCTGTTCACATAAActataaaatttactattttccggaacagtaaaatttacagTTTGcagaaacagtaaaatttcactATCCAACAGAATAGTAAAACTTACCATTCGCAAGAACAGTGAAATTTACTGTTTCCAAGAACTTTACAATCTTATTATTCGTgaggacaaaaaaaatttaatatttgtaagAATATCAAAATTCACTATACGCAGGAAccataaaattaattgtttgcATTTCATTTAGTTCCCGTTTATTTAAGTAAgttaactgttctcaattgagattaattgttttttttttttgggaattgtTAATTTAATGTTGTCATAAACAAGAAAATCTGTTCccgttttagtttttttgtccATTATTGCTAGGAAAATTCGAAACATTTTCTCAAGcagttacaaaaattaaaatagaaattaatttaataaataaaatcaacaatTAAAGGACTTGTTGgattagtttcattttttttcactgctcgaactcaaagagaaaacagttatataatcgcctcttcttttcaacttgtcaccgcccTGGAGCTTAAACGTTACGAGATATCgagttccggtcttcgatgaccccccccccccagacgggcttttttttcttttgccctACCCTTCTCCcctctatttttttaataataaaataaaaagccacaagaaaaaaatcaaagtttcatgaaatattcaatCGAAAAATTCTTTGAAGACTACAATTgaaccagatttttttttttttctaaagaattcTTGAGGAGGAGCACGGTGTTCAATGCAACCTGACCTTGCTGTTCTCCTTCTGCCAAGCCGTAGCTTGTGCCGAAGCCGGAGTAACGCTCATTTCACCCTTCGTGGGCCGCATTCTCGATTGGTACGTCGCAAACACAGAGAACAAATCCTATCCAGCTGATAAGGATCCCGGAGTAATTTCTGTGACACAAATCTACAATTACTACAAGAAATTCGGCTACAAAACCGTCGTGATGGGCGCCTCTTTCAGAAATGTTGGCGAAATCAAAGCACTTGCAGGCTGTGATCTGCTGACCATCAGTCCCAAGTTGCTTGGAGAATTGGGAGCCAGTGCAGATTCTGTGCCCCGGAAGCTCAATCTCGAGTCAGCCAAGGAGGCAAATCTCGAGAAGATCGCCCTGGATGAACCCTCCTTCCGTTGGATGCTCAATGAGGATCAAATGGCCACGGAAAAACTGTCCGAGGGCATCAGAAAATTCGCAGCTGATTCACGCAAACTCGAGACAATGCTGAGGAATTTGCTCCATGCAtccaagtaaaaaaaatgcaaagttcaaattttcaaaattcaatcgTTTTTTTTCGGGGGTCTTGATGGTCATTTCTGTTTTATATCCTTTGATCTGTTTTATACCACTTAATAAAGTTCTATTGCCATACTGCATCTTTCTTTTTATTCTGACGGAGGCCAATTACTTGCAATTTCTCCTGAGAACTTACTCGGAAGCCACTGCTGGTATTCAGTTAGTAGatctgaaagaaaaatcaatttcaagaaCGGCTTTTTCAAAGGTTCAAATCAGGCAGGACTTACAATTGGGATCCTCCTTCCAAACGCTAATTAATTTAGATTTGGATGTGATCTGTCGATTAACAAGAGCTGTGATTAGCGATGAAACCCGTGGGATGATTTTGCTATAGGACTTTATCAGGGAAGCAGGAGTTGAAAGGAGATGAGGGACGTGTTTCGACAGAGATGGAAAAACTTCTCCAGAAAGCAGGTACATTCCGAAATATCTAGAAAGAAATACCaaagttttcaattaaaaaaggaTTAAGGATTGATTGATGTATTTCGTCGCTTCGATCAGCAAAAGTCGTAacttcttggattttttttttaatttttcatttgcaATTAAGACTTTATATTCTGTTtattcatatttaaaaataaaggttTGTTTAATTAGAAACAATTTGattttatccaaaaaaatcttgaaatttattaaaattagggtaagtgcgccaaatttcggcatagttgcatgcaagcgctaaagtctcaaatttgaaatgtaatatttttaatacaaattgatttttttattcctttttcttaaaaggtgttgcttggaaacttgttaacaatttatcgtctttattttctgtaaaatcattcttagtacattttaaaacgaataaaaatgtaaacatagctttggtctcctatttcggccacctttattctcatagttccttgcccttcgggatttcttccaatgtctgtttcacgtcatctcatttgtagaaattacattttctgtttttcttttgtattgtataatctctagtgtatataaaaactaaaacttcatggaaactcgaggaataaaaaaggtggccggaattgcaagctggccggaatttggcacacttactctaactaaaaataaaattagaaattttcaaatcatAATACAATTTGATCTTATTTCTTATCACATTTCAATGATTTCAAGTTTAAGATGTTTTTTTGGGGAATTATtgattttaggtgagattctttagaATCTCTATGCAGAGCAAAAACTTAAATTGTTCGATCGAACTCAAACTTCGTGGTAGTGGATTTTGTTACTCATAAACTATAAGAATGtgtaaaaatcgattttccttGTCAATCTATCCATTTCTCCATGATAGGTTCGTAATATCGACTTGaggttttaagaaaaaattaaaactcgGGTGAACGACAGcagtatttaatttttaaaaagatctaAAAGACCGAAAGCcttcggcacatcttttagatcagtataatttcatgaaatcaaaatttgtatcCCTTTCTccttcaaaagatttgcatatctGTCTcgctctttcggtctcaaaattagactgaactaaaatttggtgtgatattcaaaaaaagaagagtgcaaaagagtaggacATACAtgatggctccggcacacctttaagatcaggaaaatttcaagaagtcgaaactcgattttttttccttctcacatgttttgcttatgactatctcattccttCGCactcttattttaaaaatcattccaaatacaatttagctcaatcgaatttggagcgcgaaagaatgagatagacatacgcaaaacgtgtaagaaaaaaatagattcgcatgtcgactttatgaaattttcctgcacacatttagatcaggaaaattttacgaaGTCGAAATTGAAATTCCTTTCTTCTCTACACGTTTTGTATATAtctattttattcttttgcactcttcttctttaaaaaatcacaacaaattcaatttagctcgatCGAATTTGAAATATGAAAGActgagatagatatatgcaaaacgtgtaaaGAAAAAAGATTCTAATTTCgacttttgggagtcaatttatccAATTTATGAAATACACCCGAATGTATAACTATTgtgtgacgcgggaaatttgaagacattatgcttatttttcaagataaaactttaattccttttattatggctccggcacttcttttagatcagggaaatttcataaagtcaaaattcacatccctttctttcttaaaagttttgcatgtaTCCGTCCTActctttcatactcttcttcttcttttgaacaacacaccaaattaaatttagttcagtcgaatttcagatcgaaagagtgggatagacttatacaAATCCTTTGAAagagaaagggacgcgaattttgattttatgaatttatacCGACCTAAAAGTTGTGTCGAAGACATtagggtaaaaattttaaatattctaataacaatttattgaagaattctggCAAAAAAGTATACTGTTTGtagatgaatttcttttaaacagttgaatcttttacttctgactacttttactccgcgagAAATTCGTtatacggccgatttattcaaaagaaatcgccgTACAAGAAAtcgatcataatttttcacactattgtagtgtgaagccttgtgtatttcaaacaaatttgttgaatttttaaacaaaagttgtagaattttcagacaaaagttgttgaattaaaaaaaaaagttatgtaaaaattgttgaatttccatttaagacatatacttcagtcgagatgcttttcattgagcaaaagtcatatagaacatcaaatataatatttatatgcataataagtatattgtgaagatccgagcatcagatgtaattatctagcattagggaggatcccgagtacaggaaaaaacattacaaatgtctaaaaaggcaaaaaaaactaaaataaacgaaatgaaatgaaaattcaacaatttttgagtttacacacaaaaattcaacaatttttaagttcaacaactccaaattcaataaattgaaattcaacaactttaaattaaacaattttaaattaaacattttttccaaatttaacactataatagtggtgtgaaagattacacactataatagtgttaattactgtgtagattttctcgatgcataatgccatttcgcgtctttttttcggtcccgaaaatgtgcataatcccgggactcaCTCAGTGTATGTCGTTTCTGTACCTTATTCAAAACAAAATCACCTTTGGGTAGGAGGGTATGATGGGTTGGAATTATGTCTAATTTGAACCTTTGccatttcctaacagttttagatggcaaaaggaaaacaCAACgcagaagtactctcgaatttAAAATCTTGTACTATTTCGTGGTTTTCTCTTTTCTCTGATTCCGAttatgtattattattattgtattaattctcgattatgtagaagctcttaagaaCAGTCAAgttctaaaaaatgttcataaaaagacttccccttttcatttttcattgaaataagcCATAATGGTCCTAACTAttccatgttttttagcactttactgttctcaagtgcttctgtattatcgacttttctttctgttggttcacggctcgactgttttcccgttttcgccgtgttctaaaattaacaaattaagtCGTGACTCGATAcagcacaaagaaaagtcgattatgtacaagcacttaagaacagtaaaatagTAAATTATATATTTCGTTGGAAATTTGTGTTCTTTTTAGCACTTTGCTGTTCTctagtgcttctgtattatcgacttttcttaatGTTGGTTTCCCGTCTCGACTTTTTTCCGAAATTTCTCGCACTGTTCGAAAATCATCGAAACAGTCGGGGcacaaatcaaaaaatcgattaaatagaagcacttgagaacagtaaaatgctaaaaaatatgttcatttttcattggaatagcaccataagtctctgatggaaatttagaaaatttgtcTGATCTAAATGGTTAAAAGCACTTACTTGCAAGTTTCAGCTGCAAATGGCATGTTAACCTCTGCATCGGGCAGTTCCCACGCTGCCCTCCCGAAAGTCACCTTCATCTTCCTCACGACACTTCCGGTTTTCCCGTTGTACCTTGGCTTCTCATCTGCAATCTCCTGGAAATTGCACATGGCAGGAACGTAGGTTGGCAGCCAATGAGGCTCAATTTCCGTGATGCCTCTGATGAACATTTTCGACTGTGGCAGACTGACTTCATAGACTTCCTGATAAATCACCCATTCGGGCAATTCCTTGGCCAGGACGGAAGATGAATTGAGAAAGACAGGCTCAACCATTTCTGGAGTGTTGTAGGCCCTTTTGAGTTTGGATCGTTCTTTAGGATCTGAGATGTCATCCAGGGGAACGCGGCGAGCTACACGATCTCCCATTCCTGCCAGCAGGATTTGTCTCAGTAATCTGGCTTGATCATCCGTGGGAGGTTCTAGTTTGGGATCCACAGAAGCTTCAACATTGGGAATGTTGAGATTGAGTTGATTTGTCAGTTGGACTCTTAGTTTCCTGATTTCTGTGATACCCTTGAGGCGCAGTccatttttttgacaaaattctgGCAATTTGTGCTGTGATCCTGCATATTCAGCGCCTCCTGTGGCTCTTAGTAAAACCATCGGATCGCCCAAGCTGAGAAAGTTTCCGGAATTTGCCCAGGATTTTCGTTTTTTCGCCCATTTGTCTGTATTTTGTGAATCTTGGGTGTTCTCCAGGAGAACCTGCTGCACACTCAGTCCTGCAACAATGCAGATGGTGTAGGGCATGAGATTGTGCTGATTGCTCAGCGCTAGCATCTTTCCAAAGCGCGGAGCAATAGGAAAGAGTGAAATTGTCTCTCCAAGCTTGCTAACTTTCAGTCCCTCTGATGATTCTTCCAGAGCTCCGAGGATTTTCAGTCGTTTCTCCGC is from Phlebotomus papatasi isolate M1 chromosome 1, Ppap_2.1, whole genome shotgun sequence and encodes:
- the LOC129797886 gene encoding probable transaldolase, coding for MSSEPATKKAKMSCLDQLKSMTVIVADTGDFEAMKAYKPTDATTNPSLILSAAGMDQYQHLIDKAVKRASESGGSQDEKVVEAMDILCVLFGCEILKIIPGRVSTEVDARLSFDRDASVAKALKLIKLYEEQGIDKKRILIKLASTWEGIQAAKILEEEHGVQCNLTLLFSFCQAVACAEAGVTLISPFVGRILDWYVANTENKSYPADKDPGVISVTQIYNYYKKFGYKTVVMGASFRNVGEIKALAGCDLLTISPKLLGELGASADSVPRKLNLESAKEANLEKIALDEPSFRWMLNEDQMATEKLSEGIRKFAADSRKLETMLRNLLHASK